The Pungitius pungitius chromosome 14, fPunPun2.1, whole genome shotgun sequence genome contains the following window.
aggggcgagaggagggggACGGGTAGGGGGCCAAACATTTCCCTGAAGAAGCTTCTGTGTCGTGGATGACGCTGAATGTGCTCAGACATTCTGTTTCAAGTGTAGCTGATAATTGGTGGGTTGACAGCACCCCCTAGCGGTTACCTTTGGGCCCGAAGAGGACGGCGTAGCACGGTTTGTGGCAGTAGGGCTGGCTGTCGTGCTGCAACgtagaggaaaagaagaaaaaaaaatgtttattgtgcATGTGCATTGCAAGTCCTGATAACGTGACCGTTCACTTGTGTATAAATGATATTATAGCATTCCGGACTGCCATCACTTCCATGTTATGCTGCATTCCACGTACAAACGAATACAGTGCCTTTCCCAGAAGCAGAAGAAGTCTttttgaattatatatatatattaatttatttattaattatagTTTTCTTTACTATTCATCTGTGACAGAGTGTATTCAGTGTGTACAGACTACAGGTGTAATGAGAACACATGTTGAAATGATATTTTCCTGaatgtgttattgtttttgACTCTGAGGGACATTAACACTCAATGGCCACTTTGTGAGCTATGACCTAATACACTCCAACACGCATAAAGAAGGAAGCCGTGGAAGGCCATAAATTACCAATAATGGGGTTAATTATCAAACGATGGGGTTGTACCAGACTGTCATAATGAGAgatgtttcatttttctttggGCCACCTATTTGCAGACATGAGGAGGGGTGAATATGAGAAACACCTCTAAATGTGACGCAGTCTTTTTTCTCTCACCTCTGCGTGGCTGCCAGGAGTCAAAGTCTTGCTGCACCTCTCACAGCGCAGACAGGGTCGATGCCAGTCTTTACCAAGTGAAGTCACCTTCTCGGCtgttgtgacacacacaaagcccagcTGTGAGACGCCATGGCAACCACTTGCAGGTTCACACCTTTTACTCTCCAAccttctcccccttctccccacCTTGTTTTGAAGAAGTGTGAAACTACTCACCGAAATACACCTTCTTGTTGCATCGGGGACACAAGTTGGCCTCTCCAGAGAAGGTGGTGATGCCGCCAGCAGctgaaacatcacacacacacacacacacacacacacacacacacacacagccacgcaCATTACAACAGCTGGAAAGTCAAGGGAAAAGGTTCAATATTTGAGCTCTAACATTACCAGTTAGGTGTGAAATCCTGTGTACTAAAACACAAGGAGTATGGAAATAAATGAAGTACTAAACAGCTTTATAATATTACTAGAGATTAGTTGTGGTTGCCATGTTAAAACCTTCCATATCTACCTTCAAGAGCCCATTGTGACTCCTTAGTGAACATGTAGTGTTGTGCAGAGGACTCCAAGTGGCGCCAAAAGACAGACACTGGTTTGGTTTTATTCTTGTGAAACCAACAACTCATGATACACAACATattcagcaaaaaaaatgtaaacgtaAACTGTAAACTGAAATTAAAACTTACCTGAAACATAACCATTTTAGATTTTAGTCTTAACCCGCTTGAAATCATGACAACATGAATCACTACGGTAGATACAGTGCAACGCATTCTACCGAAAGGTATTGAACCCAATTTCTCTTCTTTCAGTccatatgtttattttaaaaaactgtaaaagttaAATCAATCCTCCTTATCTGCCTTTAACAAAGTGAGTACATAAAATGACTTTACAGTGgttagaaatgaaaaaacacccaataaGAAAATGTTCCTGATGACAGGGATGtcccgggaaaaaaaacacacacaaacacacacacacacacacacacacacagacgcagaaAATCCTCCTAAAGGCCCTAAAGACTTTGTGAGTCTGCGTTCTCGTCATTGAGGCGGCAGCTTTCCTTTTGACCGTCTGAAGTCACGCCGCCATCGACTGGCGGTTTCCCATTAACCATCAGTGACAGGATGAATTCACGCGCTGCTCACTTACCCTTCGAAGCTGCCTTTGGTGCAAACACTCGCTTCTCCTCGGCTCTGGGGACCGAATCCACAGTAGTGGGAGCGTTGTTGTTGGCTGGAGCATCGTACACATAAGAGCCGGCGCCACCGATGTTCACACCTGTGAGAGATGTAGCAGTGGAGTTGAATTAATATGAAAgactaaatatttatatattttacatatggCATTCAGATCTGCTCTAAAATACTATATCAGAATTTGAAAACCTTCTGGAAGACTAAAATAGTCTCaattaagaaatataaaaatagatACATGCTGagctaaatacataaataaacgaAATAAATAACAGACAGATATTgcaattaataaatgaatccatATCCCACTCAGACTTAAAGCAATATAGAAAATATGTTGGTTATTAATCACAAAATAAAGATCCTTAAAATGAGTAGCTTGAATGTCAGACACACTAAAGACAAGTCTTATTTCCTGATTAATTAACGTGAATTTTCCATTATCTTTAGCAAATTTATCtgaaattaatatatatttaggcTACACCTAACGCTCCAACTTGGTGCTGAGTGGGGTACTTGGTGGTGGTCAGTGTGAAGCAGAATCCATCTCTGTTTACTCCACCTTTTGGCCCAAAGAGGGCAGCATAGCACGGTTTGTGGCAGTAGGGTCGTCCATCGTGCTGTGggagagacacaaaaacaaactcattggacatgaaaatacaacaatgacaatgatgatgTAGGAAAGCTCATAATCTTTCACACATCATATACTTGGGTTTTGCAGAGGAAATGGAAAAATCGAGTCCAAAAACGAAAACAACTATTTTTGTCCTTTCCATTTCGACACATAATAATGACGTCTGATGTCTCCGAGACACGAGACTGTGTGGACGATTCCAGCGCCACACTTCAGTGCAACAGATGTCTCCGCACCTCCCGGGAAGGCCCGCCACTGCAGGGGTCATTGTTAGACACGGATGCTCGCTgctgatgcatgctgggaatgTGGCGGTCGGTGCAGGTGCATGTCACCGGCTCGGGGATCAGGGCTGCGGGGCCACTAGTCCACAGCCCGATGCCCATAGAAGAGAAGAACCAAGCCAATGCCACGGGCAGGATGCCAGGCGTCGGGTCGTAAGGGAAAAAACTGGCATTACAGAGGGGACAGACTACCCACAATCCCTTCTGCTTTGGCCACATGAGctcattttttcccctcagaaGGTGGTGTAGCTTTGATAATGCATTAACCATGACGGGATCAGCTACTGCTAATAGtcctctcacttcctgtttgacattTATGGGACCCGTGAAGGTCTGAGGCACTGATGGCTTTCTCAGGACTGGACACAGTGGGCTTCATTGTGAAGTGAGGCGAGCGCTCTGTTCACACACCATGTCGCTGCGGGACCCTAAAAATGGATTATCCATCGCTGCTCAGCCCACTCTCTTCTCAGAAGTTCACTTCCCACAACCCgatatttaaaatatgattttCCAATCTGCCGCCTCATCACACTCATTTTGCAAAATGGAGGATTCATTTGGCCGTTTTTGCTCGTCTGCTTAGCAGGTGGCTCAATTCAGAAAAGGTTTTCAAAAAGAGGCTATCGAGTCAGAGCTGTGAaccatttcaaccgtagagttGTCGTGTCATTTGATGGAGGCCGAAGGAAGGGAAAGGATTCAGCATGATTGACCACAGAAAGTTggtgaacaaaaataaaataagtgaaCTTTTCATTTCCTCGGGACATGTCACAATATACAGTCCTGGTCTTTTAGGGTCAACATTGAGGCCTCGTCAACTTCCAGCCTGGCTCTCTGCCACCAGCCTCGGGACGCTGCTGCCCTCGTTCGGCCCACAGAGGACCGGCCCCGCTGGACTGCTTCCCGCTGCGTCTCCTTTTAAAGAAGCGGTCAGATTTGCTCGGAGGGCCGTAAACCTTTTGCATACCATTCCAGAGATGATATCAAATGCCCTCCCCAACCTCCGACGCAGTCCCTTTCCCCCTCTTACACGCTCACTCGGTTTCCATGACGATGATAGTGAGTAGCATTGAGTTTTTTTTGCCTACTAAAGTCTGGTGGCAGAGTGCTGCAGCCCGGGGCAGGATTTGGATGgattccagagagagagagagagagagagagagagagagaggacggtgGGCCGAGAGAGAAATTGTGTGACAACATTACTGTAATCTTGCAGAGATTAAAACAGAATCCTTTGGGGCTTGCAGGGAAATTGCTTCGGTGCATCAAGAAGCTGAGATCACATTGGACATCCTCCTTTTGTTGAAAAAGGAGCGGGAAACTCACATGTTTACAGAGAAGGGGTCAGAATGGAATCGTCGGCTGGGTCATGAAAGGTGGGAATCTATCTTGTGATCTTGAGGCACGTGATTAtgcaacagagagaaaaaaggccACTCAGCCTTTTATCGCTCAGGGGGGGTTTACATTCCCACGAGGATGACTCCTTTTGACAGATGCGAGAGACGGGGAAGGGGGAATTTCCTGAAACAATGATGCCAAAGTTCTGTGAAATGAAAGGCCGAGTCACAGCAGCTGTAATGAAAGAAATGATCAGGTGACATTAAACAAATCGTTGAGATGTTATAGTACCATGATGGTACTAACACACCACCTTTAATAAAATGATCATTATTAAAAAGTAGTTTTTTGCACAATCCTGAGAACGAAGGACACAGGAAAAGGCAAGCTACAATAGTTCAAACTATCCCAGCTTGTATTCCTGGCATCACCCAGTGACTAGAACTTCACATGCAAAtggattttatataaataacaaTATCATTTGTCATAGTTTTAATCAGTGAAACGAGGCCATTTTAGAAACATAAACATGCCATAGTTAGTTTTTAAATTGAGGATCATTTTTAAGACCATAtttgaataaatcaatacattacGCACTTGCTTCCATTTTTAGATTTCACAACAACAGTCACTGAACTGTAAAGAAACAACAGCACAGAGTTCATTGGCCTTCGACCCCATGTGACCAACGCTCTGCTGACATTTTCATactgccaaaaaaataaataaaacccacagCTAGCTAAAGCAGAACATGCATTAACAGGGAAAAGCCAGCAGTATCAGCACTGGAGAAGACCGATGAGAATGAGATGCGTTTCATTTTGGCGTAAGGGCCGCGTTGTTGCCGCCGGCGGCGCCACTGACCTCAGCATGGCCTCCGGCGTTCAGGAGCTTGTTGCAGCGGTCGCACTTCAGACACAGCTTGTGCCAGTCCTTCCCCAGCGATGACACCTTTTCAGCTGCACATGAACGACAAAAGAGATGCGGGGGTGAGTGCCGACAAACAGATAGAGCAGCGGTTTATGTTGACGTTACTACGGCCAACTGTGTGGCGCTTTGTGAGCGGCGTCGGTCACTCATCGGAGAGACAAATGACGACCTCTGGTTGCTTCACGCTGCATCATAATCACCCGCTTGTTCGGCCTCGCCGGCCCGCTGCGCCCTTGGAGGGAAATCCTGTCATCGTGCCAACTGAGTGACGGGagggtgagagggagggggggagggggaggggggaggggtctgCGTTACACTGGGAATGTCTGTGCACCCACCACAGGATGCAGTGATGACGTCACTGCGGGATAGACCGTGGCGCGAGTCCAGGTCCAGCTGGAgcatcggggggagggggaggaggccccCCGTCCCATCCAACCCAGATcctctgtgccccccctcctccctccctaaaccgacacacacccctcccccagCTTACTGTATACCCGTCCTGCTGCAGACGGCCCTTCGACCCCATTTccgccccctttctctcccaGACAAATCCAGACCAGCGAGGGCCCCTCCATTTATAGCAAATTCCAATAATACCatctctgctgcctccacacAATGGACCTCAAGGAGCCTCGAGTAAGGAGAGGAAACGCCTTCTCTTATCAGACGGGGCACAAATAGACGGATACGGGGGTGTGTTTCCTACATACCAAcggtcacacatgcacacacacacacacacaaatcagttCTCCCCGTCAattataaaaacacagattaatTACCAATAACAAGGCCTGTGGGGCTACGGGAGGATCGGGTGCATGACCTCTCATCAACACTTAAAGAGCAAAGGAATGCTGACATAGCAGACTGCCGGAAACTTTCAAAACACACTTAAAGATGCTGTTgtttaaagaataataaagtaGCTCTAAATGCAGCCTATTCTCTGATTAAATGAAAGAGCACACAATCAAACGCCTTGAGGTGATGTTTGAGGAGCGTGTGGATGGAGCCAGCAGGAGTtcagttcatgtgtgtgtgtgtgtgatttattgaCCCACAGTTCTTGAGGGCACTGccagtgtgtgttgtcagcGTGTCGGCGTGTGTGCACGTCACTGACGGACTCGTGAATGTGGTCACACCACCCGGCACGTATGAATGGAACCACTAGCGGTTTCTCCTCATCCCTCCGTCTGTGACTCCCTCTGTGCGTAGTGACAAAGTCCACAACAGCTCCCTGTTATAACGAGCACTTGCTATTATAAGAGTCTGTGTGTTGTGGGAGTTaaagagtgggggagggggagggcatCTGCCTCTGGCCCAGATGTTTATAACCCCCCCTGCATCTTTATTATCCTTCATACTGGACGCCCTCAAATTGTTGAAGGAATGCcggaaaatgtgtatttaggTTGACATTTCAGATGAATTCAAACAGGGAAAAAACTCAAATTGAAGTGACTGAATCAATGTACCGACTGAAATGCCGCCAAGTCTGAGGGTAAAAGCACCCACTTGTTAACAAAACAAGCTCCTGTTCACAGGGAAGTCCCTCCGGATACTCCCCATCACATTGTCAACATCGTTGAGGATGTGCCAAATCCTTTAAGCtctcagagccccccccaccccccccggttCTATGTAAACAGTGGGACTGATTACGGAGATCACGGCTGAAGAGTTTGTAGAACTCCTCACCTGACGTTTGTGTCCGTTTTCCGGTTCCTTCCATCAGGTCTCTGAGCAGAAAACGCCACATACTTATTGAGAGAACGTGACCTAGAAACTTGATTGATCACCCAACGAGATGCCTCATGTCTGTGTGGATCACCATCTCCGTTTAATGGTTTCATTGGTAGATGTTggaaaaaattcaaataaaaggtTCAAGGTGAGTGGACAGAAGGTCTGTGACCTCTTTAACTGGAACAAGGTTCGAAATCAATTCAGGGCAGAATCCCAGGAAGTCGTTTCACAAAGTGTGTTGGTTTAGGAGTAAACATAGTGTTCTCTCCCTTCTTTCTAATCATGAATGATGATGCCACCTTTCCCCTGGCGTTCTTTTCCATCTCCTTCAAACCTGGATGACAATGCTCTATCTCTCTGGACAGATGTGCTGCACAGATTGTGACACCTAGGACTATATAAAGCGAAGACCAAGGAAGAATCCTTTGAGTAGCCTTGATTCGTGTATTGTATGGGTGTCAACTCCGCTCCAATGAATGTCCTGTTCAACGACTTCACACCCGTGTCGTGTAAAATGTTTCGAACAGTAGAGAAATCCACCTTTTCTGAATATTTCGGTCCTGATTAGTGGACAATCCACTGTCATATTGGATGTAAATGGAGCCAGAAATGAGCATTAAAAGCCTCGGGGTGAGAAGAACACGTGGCACACCTCAGTAGATGGCTGTGAAGGCTCAAGTGCCTTCCAGATCCCGGCTGTGGCGCTCCACCCATCCCGGCACAGTCCAGTTGATTTGTAGCCAGGAAATTACCAAACCGGCTCAAGTGCAAAAACTAAATTTGACTTGACGCCCAACGAAAGAGGCATTAGGACAGCGCTGCCGCTGGCTTTGAGCTGGCAGGAAATGAAGGGGCGACATCTCCTCCAAACAGAGCGCCATTCAAAAGGCTCAGTGCTTTTAGGTAActggaaaaagcatttaaaaattTCAAACAGCACATAATTGTCTAATTTAATAGTCAGACTATTGCTCTATATATAGCTATGGGTACAACCTTAACGCGCAAAGACATTGAACATCTGTAAAAGTACACAAGTGATTCAAAAGCACAGTTTTACCTCCCTTGGACgatttatattttcaaacaaataaCTTTTTCCACAGGTCGGATGACATTTGAAGCTTTGATCAGGTCAGTCATCACAAATTCTAAATTGGGTCTAACTTCAGCCCTGGGAAATTTGAGTCATAAGACGTCTAATGCAATGAGTAAAGTCAGAAATCTGATATCAAGTAGATGCTTTGGAAACAGATGACTCGTGGTATGCCATTAGAACAACTTCTAGCCAATTCCATTCAGTTTTTTATTTCTGCTAAGTGATCCAGTTACACTCCGGATCTTATTAATACTGAAATCAAATATGCTCAGTGTACTGGCAGCTGGTAAGAGGACCACCAAATGttctgcaaaacacaaaacTTAAACGAGGGGTCTTTGGAGGGGGAACATTGAGCACCAGTTTGTCTAAATGACTTAATTATAGTCGCTTAATTAATAACAGCGACGGGGCAACAACCAGAGCTGAGGCTGCACTGAGATTCCCCCCCCCAAGATTAGAAGGAAACGCATCCTTTCTTTGAGCCTAGAAACAGATAAACAAGCACGAGTACATTTACACAGCTGAAGTCCCAGCATGCAACacgacagagggggggggggggggggcggggcgggcgCTGAGATTCCGTATGGGTGCTCCCTTCATCACTCGATAATTGGATTAGGGTGTAgcgagaggaaaggagagcaaAGCGGCATCAACCAAAGGCTGCTTGTTTTAAGGCTTTTACATAAATATGTTGCTAAAGTACAACATACTGCaatcaatcaaatattttacTTCTGATACCTGCACTCATACAGATTTGTGACTGCATTCGATTCGATGTGTCCAGGCAGAGAACTACTGTGATCCTACTGCCTCAAAGGACCGCAGCCTACCTGAAGCCATCGAGTTTCCCTTTCCCCCTTCTTTTAACAGTTATGTACTGCATATTTCTaggacttttattgtgaaaggcaaGAGCAGTAGGAGGGTCTGTGAGGCCTCTGAAGTTTGAAAGGAATAATTCAGTTTGCCTCTCTGTCGTTCTAAACTGTGCACGTTTAACCATGTTGGTTATGCTCAATTCCATTGATTGATCGCTGCATCAACGGTGCTACAGCTCAgaaaaatcaattcattttttgtttttattctgcgAGAACGTTCACATGACAAACAACAAATTAGATGAACAATGCTCATTTTTATCTCACATATGACGAGGGCATACGTAGACCCACCAATTCAACCAACAACATCATGacatccatcaatcaatcagcAACTATAGGCCATGAGAGAGAGGTGCTTTTCTACCCGGTCCTCTGCAGCTCCATATGGCGTGAACCTTAACCTACAGAAGCTAAAGACACTTCAAACTCAGAAATGCAAATAATTGCAACTTGATGTGATGAAGCACCAGGGCAAATACTAATTATCGAGAATCTGTTTGAATATCGTTAGATATTAATATGCAACCACATTCTTGATCAGTCACGGATGAGTTCCTTCATGGTGCTCATGATGTAACCGATGTTGTTGCAATTGTTTGCAAATTGCGGTCGGCTGGGTTCTGTTCTGGTAATGTGGAGCcatctgtgtgtacacacacacacacacacacacacacacacacacacacacacacacacacacacacacacacacacacacacacacacacacacacacacacacacacacacacacacacacacacacacacacacacacacacacacacacacacacacacacatcagtgacAGCTGAGTCCACGCGGGTGTTTTCCTGATTTGGGGCTTTTGTCACAGCGGTGTGATAACTGCACGTCCTAATAAACACCACCTGACTGTCTGGAGGCCCAGGAGACAAAAGCAGGACCCCAAACAAGGGCGGTCCGTCGAGTTGAAAGGCTCCCATCTCATGGGACGCGTacgagaggaaaaaacaagcagcctgtgtttcctcctctgcatcCCCTTCTCTGGAGTGCAAACCGCCCCGAGGACTCAAAGACAATCGCCATTGAGTCGGTCGCACCGGGGCATCCAGCCTCACCGAGGGGAAGGGGCTTTGAAGGAGATTTGAGCttcagcaacaaacaaacaaactggtcAAACCCAGCTTTTGTGGAAGGAGGGAACAATTGCTAGTCCGGATATTGGATGGCATGTCAGAGTCCAAACAGGTTTACATAATTActcctaaaaaagaaaatgaaataccgTATCATTAATATGGTTTATTTGAAtaggtttatttttgtttagaCATTCAAACAAAGAATTTAGTTTATAATGAGTGTGGTTTATGGCTAGCATGCATTCTCAATTCTCACAATGAGGAACCATTGGTAGAAATGTGGTCTTAATAAGGTGATGATTGCTATTTCATTGCTGTACTATTGAAAAGCTTCTGAGAGTgagaccccccctcacccccccgtcagcacTGATCTGTTCTCACAGTGACTGCAGGGTGCGGATACTAAAAGAGCCACGAGGAAACCTGCATTCTCCTCCAGCGGCTGATGCAACCCTCCATGGCAAAACCTAGCTCTGGAGGTCATCCCGTCCCCTCGGTCGAGGCGAGGTTTCCTCCCCGGGgtttccctccacctccccaccccccctccctttgtgaATAGAAAAGGGCCAACCTTGTGAATTTTGCTGGCCGACGTAAATGGGCCGCAGTTAACTCGCATCCTGTCTGCGCCGGTCAGAGGAGCCGCGGGCGAAGACCCGCCCCCCGcgctccctccccaccccccgtggGCCCCACACCGCGTCTCATCCCTAACCAGCCAGGACACTGTGTCCCGGCGACTGGGGAAAAACACAGAAGCGGGGGCTGTGTCACTAGAAAGGCACCTTCAGATCCAGCCGATGTAATTGGATAATTGAGGGGGGCAGACATCACATGACGGCGACATCACACGCATACAAACGATATACTTTGAGGGAGGCTTGCAAAGTGGAGTGCTGGAATGAGCACGTGGTTCAACTGCCTTTGaaagcgcaaaaaaaaaaaaaaaaagcttcaaaaagAGTTTCAATTGTCGGCTAATCCTTGAGATTCCAGTCAACATCGGTGGTTACTGGTGGTACTGGTTTTAGTATAGAAACCTGTGTATTTGATACAGTAGGAGATGAAAATAGACCCGGCCCGACTGAACCGAACCAATGGCATCTCATGTCCGTAGCACATTccattcatgcattcatgctTTCTCCCGTGCCAGCGTCACTCTCATTTCAAATTTGAGCTACCAATCATTTTCTGTTCCAACTTGGCTGGAATCAAAGCCGGTGTTTGTGCTCAACGGGAAAGAATTGCAAGGATTAATCATCCTTTTGTGTGATTTTCCAGAATAGTCGACACCTCACCTAGAGGTCACCACAAACAATCCTACTGAACCTCGTTGATGCTTTTCTGCATTTGGGTGAACTGGAGACAATTGTTCCTCTGTGCCGTTATGCAACAGACCGCTGTGCTCCCAGGTGAGACGGTTTCACCTGTGTTGGGGGCTGACTTTCAACACCAAGCCTAATGCCATCTCcattaggagggggggggggggatcatatTTGGAAAAAGGCCCCCCATTGACTGGTGCACAGTAGCTGGCAGGTTACACAACGGCAGCGACTGGAGGAGTGATGTTACGTAACCGACGAGGCACATTCACACAGCCCACCGGGCAGCCAAGTGGAAAACAGGGAGCAtgctgacagcagagagaggaacaACGGAGGAGCAGGCTTTGTGTGGATGTCTGAGGTAAAagcaggataaaaaaaaaagaggaggaggaggtgtgtgggaAAAGTTCGGTCAGGCCGAGGGGACGTAGCCTTTCTGCCTCCGGGACAGAAAGAGCTTCGTGTGAATAGAGATGTCCTTTCTCATTATAATGCATGAGGTACTTTGAAAGTGTTCCCGTCTTAATGGAGGCGAGCGatctcaccaccccccccccctcccggtccTCCTAGTTGTGGAAAGAGGGATTTCAGGGCCTGAGCCGAGGGGCAAGTGGCTGAAGAGGAGCCGGAGTGAGAGGAATCGTCaaatggaaggaggagaggaggagaaactccCAGCAGGGCCCCCACCACTAGTTCCTCGTCTATTCACTTATCGTCACGGCGATGCGCGGCTCCAACACGTCAGCCACAGGAACTGCGGCTGGATCGCTGGGCTgcagacccgggggggggggggacttggtgAGCCACGCTGCGTGGTGTCCCCCCCGCggacatcacccccccccccgctaacaATGCATGTCCACTGGGGCTTGACACATGCGGGCCGATAATCCCCAATGTATTTGAGGCGTCTCTGTGCCACAGGAACCAACAGATGCGACGCCACAATGTGGAATTTCAatccaacacaaaaaaagtcaaatgtttgCCTTCTTTAAACACTGCGCGCAGCAAGCGCCATTTATTTGGGTTTctgaatcaaataaaaactgcaGAAGCTAAGCAAAcggcaacaaaaaataaataaaacttgcACTTA
Protein-coding sequences here:
- the crip2 gene encoding cysteine-rich protein 2, whose product is MSSKCPKCDKTVYFAEKVSSLGKDWHKLCLKCDRCNKLLNAGGHAEHDGRPYCHKPCYAALFGPKGVNIGGAGSYVYDAPANNNAPTTVDSVPRAEEKRVFAPKAASKAAGGITTFSGEANLCPRCNKKVYFAEKVTSLGKDWHRPCLRCERCSKTLTPGSHAEHDSQPYCHKPCYAVLFGPKGVNTGGVGSYIYEKEPSAVTQP